In a genomic window of Lycium ferocissimum isolate CSIRO_LF1 chromosome 9, AGI_CSIRO_Lferr_CH_V1, whole genome shotgun sequence:
- the LOC132032179 gene encoding uncharacterized protein LOC132032179, which produces MSRKHKSMKLEDALWAYRTAYKTPIGTPPYKVVFGKACLLPVELEHRAYWEIKKLNLDMIQVALLYNSRLKIFGGKLKSKLSGPFEVVCVTTHGAVELKPLDFDESFLENGQRVKHYFGEVIDREWTSVELEEA; this is translated from the exons ATGAGTAGGAAACATAAGTCGATGAAACTCGAGGATGCTCTGTGGGCATATAGAACAGCCTACAAGACTCCCATTGGCACACCTCCATACAAAGTGGTTTTTGGTAAGGCGTGTCTTCTACCGGTTGAACTTGAGCATAGAGCTTATTGGGAAATAAAGAAGCTAAACTTAGACATGATACAA GTAGCACTGCTCTATAATTCCCGTCTAAAGATCTTTggtgggaagttgaagagtaAGTTGTCTGGGCCATTTGAGGTAGTGTGTGTGACAACACATGGAGCGGTTGAGCTAAAACCGCTGGATTTTGACGAGTCATTTTTAGAGAATGGGCAACGAGTGAAGCACTACTTTGGAGAGGTCATTGATCGCGAGTGGACCTCGGTGGAACTGGAAGAGGCTTAA
- the LOC132031503 gene encoding 2-alkenal reductase (NADP(+)-dependent)-like isoform X1, which yields MAQEVSNKQIILKHYVTGYPKESDMEIKNSSIKLNVGEGSNGVVLKNLYLSCDPYMRSRMKKLEGSYVQSFTPGSPITGYGVAKVLESGDSNFQKGDLVWGMTGWEEYSVVTDTQSLFKIHHKDVPLSYYTGILGMPGMTAYAGFYEVCSPKKGETVFVSAASGAVGQLVGQFAKMLGCYVVGSAGTKEKVDLLKSKFGFDEAFNYKEEQDLDAALKRYFPDGIDIYFENVGGKMLDAVLVNMKLHGRIVVCGMISQYNLEQTDRVHNLLCLITKRIRMEGFIVFDYYHLYPKYLEMFIPQIKAGNVVYVEDVAEGLENAPSALVGLFFGRNIGKQVVVVSRE from the exons ATGGCACAAGAAGTGAGCAACAAACAGATCATTCTGAAGCACTATGTCACTGGTTACCCTAAGGAATCCGACATGGAGATCAAGAATAGCAGCATTAAACTGAATGTTGGAGAAGGTAGTAATGGTGTTGTTTTGAAGAATCTTTACTTGTCATGTGATCCTTACATGCGTTCTCGCATGAAGAAACTTGAGGGTAGTTATGTTCAGTCCTTCACTCCTGGTTCT CCTATCACAGGATATGGAGTGGCTAAAGTATTGGAGTCTGGTGATTCAAACTTCCAGAAAGGCGACTTAGTTTGGGGAATGACTGGATGGGAGGAGTATAGTGTTGTAACAGATACTCAGTCTCTGTTTAAAATTCATCACAAGGATGTCCCACTTTCCTACTATACTGGAATCCTTG GGATGCCTGGGATGACAGCTTATGCTGGTTTTTATGAGGTTTGCTCCCCCAAGAAGGGAGAAACTGTCTTTGTTTCAGCTGCTTCTGGAGCAGTTGGTCAGCTTGTTGGCCAATTTGCAAAGATGCTCGGTTGCTATGTTGTTGGTAGTGCTGGAACCAAAGAAAAG GTTGATCTGTTGAAGAGCAAGTTTGGTTTTGATGAAGCTTTTAACTACAAAGAGGAGCAGGATTTAGATGCAGCTTTGAAGAG GTACTTCCCTGATGGAATTGACATCTACTTTGAGAATGTTGGAGGGAAGATGCTTGATGCAGTTCTTGTGAATATGAAACTCCATGGCCGTATTGTTGTGTGTGGGATGATCTCGCAATACAACCTTGAGCAGACTGACCGAGTGCACAACTTGTTGTGCCTCATCACAAAACGAATCCGCATGGAAGGATTTATTGTTTTTGACTACTATCATCTCTACCCTAAATATTTGGAAATGTTCATTCCACAAATAAAGGCTGGTAATGTTGTGTACGTGGAAGATGTAGCTGAAGGTCTCGAGAATGCGCCCAGTGCTCTAGTTGGTCTCTTCTTTGGTCGCAATATTGGAAAGCAAGTTGTTGTGGTTTCGCGTGAATAA
- the LOC132031503 gene encoding 2-alkenal reductase (NADP(+)-dependent)-like isoform X2 — protein MLEKPITGYGVAKVLESGDSNFQKGDLVWGMTGWEEYSVVTDTQSLFKIHHKDVPLSYYTGILGMPGMTAYAGFYEVCSPKKGETVFVSAASGAVGQLVGQFAKMLGCYVVGSAGTKEKVDLLKSKFGFDEAFNYKEEQDLDAALKRYFPDGIDIYFENVGGKMLDAVLVNMKLHGRIVVCGMISQYNLEQTDRVHNLLCLITKRIRMEGFIVFDYYHLYPKYLEMFIPQIKAGNVVYVEDVAEGLENAPSALVGLFFGRNIGKQVVVVSRE, from the exons ATGTTGGAGAAG CCTATCACAGGATATGGAGTGGCTAAAGTATTGGAGTCTGGTGATTCAAACTTCCAGAAAGGCGACTTAGTTTGGGGAATGACTGGATGGGAGGAGTATAGTGTTGTAACAGATACTCAGTCTCTGTTTAAAATTCATCACAAGGATGTCCCACTTTCCTACTATACTGGAATCCTTG GGATGCCTGGGATGACAGCTTATGCTGGTTTTTATGAGGTTTGCTCCCCCAAGAAGGGAGAAACTGTCTTTGTTTCAGCTGCTTCTGGAGCAGTTGGTCAGCTTGTTGGCCAATTTGCAAAGATGCTCGGTTGCTATGTTGTTGGTAGTGCTGGAACCAAAGAAAAG GTTGATCTGTTGAAGAGCAAGTTTGGTTTTGATGAAGCTTTTAACTACAAAGAGGAGCAGGATTTAGATGCAGCTTTGAAGAG GTACTTCCCTGATGGAATTGACATCTACTTTGAGAATGTTGGAGGGAAGATGCTTGATGCAGTTCTTGTGAATATGAAACTCCATGGCCGTATTGTTGTGTGTGGGATGATCTCGCAATACAACCTTGAGCAGACTGACCGAGTGCACAACTTGTTGTGCCTCATCACAAAACGAATCCGCATGGAAGGATTTATTGTTTTTGACTACTATCATCTCTACCCTAAATATTTGGAAATGTTCATTCCACAAATAAAGGCTGGTAATGTTGTGTACGTGGAAGATGTAGCTGAAGGTCTCGAGAATGCGCCCAGTGCTCTAGTTGGTCTCTTCTTTGGTCGCAATATTGGAAAGCAAGTTGTTGTGGTTTCGCGTGAATAA